In Acanthochromis polyacanthus isolate Apoly-LR-REF ecotype Palm Island chromosome 18, KAUST_Apoly_ChrSc, whole genome shotgun sequence, the following proteins share a genomic window:
- the gadd45gb.1 gene encoding growth arrest and DNA-damage-inducible, gamma b, tandem duplicate 1: MTLEEVLIQKTTTERAPCTGTALEEVLEAAKDNDSLTVGVYECAKVMNLDPDSVSFCVLAMDEEFECDIALQIHFTLIQSFCFDNDISIVRVSDMQRLAEIVGDKAEQLEDAHCVLITNPAEGSWEDPALEKLHLFCEESRRLNDWVPEISLPER, from the exons ATGACTCTTGAGGAGGTTCTGATCCAGAAAACCACCACCGAGCGCGCCCCGTGCACCGGGACGGCcctggaggaggttctggaggcCGCCAAGGACAACGACTCCCTCACCGTGGGGGTCTACGAGTGTGCAAAAGTTATGAATCT TGATCCGGACAGCGTGTCTTTCTGCGTTCTGGCCATGGACGAGGAGTTCGAGTGTGACATCGCCCTGCAGATCCACTTCACCCTCATCCAGTCCTTCTGCTTCGACAACGACATCAGCATCGTCAGAGTGAGCGACATGCAGCGTCTGGCGGAGATAGTTGGAGACAAGGCGGAGCAGCTGGAAGACGCTCACTGCGTCCTCATCACG AACCCAGCTGAAGGTTCTTGGGAGGATCCAGCTCTGGAGAAGCTGCACCTGTTCTGTGAGGAGAGCCGCCGTCTGAACGACTGGGTTCCTGAGATCAGCCTCCCCGAGCGCTGA